A stretch of Lathyrus oleraceus cultivar Zhongwan6 chromosome 6, CAAS_Psat_ZW6_1.0, whole genome shotgun sequence DNA encodes these proteins:
- the LOC127094951 gene encoding uncharacterized protein LOC127094951, producing the protein MAEDYQTTNNVVESVLTNMLLKDLNELLNVHGKKIEDYDLPSLPPNTIDGDAIPSLIQEDLEVNIPNEDIEFVAKLNNDQMIAFKTIMSVIVQKHSGVFFVDGPEGTGKTFLYRTLMVSLRSIGEIVLATTSSGIAATLLPGGRTAHSRFKIPIDMQSSSICGIKKQKYLINLIRVVAAII; encoded by the coding sequence ATGGCAGAGGATTATCAAACAACTAACAATGTTGTGGAATCAGTCTTGACTAATATGTTGTTGAAGGACTTGAATGAACTCTTAAACGTGCACGGTAAAAAAATTGAAGATTATGATCTCCCATCTTTACCCCCTAATACAATAGACGGAGATGCAATTCCAAGTCTCATACAAGAGGATTTAGAGGTCAATATCCCCAATGAAGATATTGAATTTGTTGCTAAGTTAAATAATGACCAAATGATTGCATTCAAAACCATTATGAGTGTAATTGTTCAAAAACACAGTGGGGTATTTTTTGTTGATGGTCCAGAAGGAACAGGTAAAACATTCCTTTATCGAACATTAATGGTAAGTTTAAGAAGTATAGGAGAAATTGTCTTAGCAACTACATCATCTGGTATAGCTGCAACATTGTTGCCCGGTGGTAGGACTGCACACTCTCGATTTAAGATACCTATTGATATGCAATCGAGTTCCATTTGTGGTATTAAAAAGCAAAAATATCTTATAAATCTCATTAGAGTTGTTGCCGCAATAATTTAG
- the LOC127094952 gene encoding uncharacterized protein LOC127094952, producing the protein MYNYDTDNELHNRMRENPQRHQNVVHKLQKMLRQFNPFVIRFKQLSLLPNISECSLILKERPNSMEYGRDISVIRHDGNLKKVQETKGYYDPLQYHIFYMLQIRPNDQSKLLNAGRLLQQYVVDNYIKIESWRLKWIKEHQSDISDELYQGRDRSVDNRWVVPYNPWLLLKYDYHINVEICSSIKSNKYLYKYVYKGPDRVAMEVHKGSYMDEVQQYVDARWICAPEALWKIFRFTLYRLYFLVKRLQIHLLNRHQVRFYDHQRITDVLNT; encoded by the exons ATGTACAACTACGACACCGATAATGAGCTACATAATAGAATGCGGGAAAATCCACAGCGGCACCAAAATGTAGTTCACAAATTACAAAAAATGCTCCGTCAATTTAATCCTTTTGTAATTAGGTTCAAGCAATTGTCATTGCTTCCAAATATCAGTGAATGCAGTCTCATACTTAAGGAGCGTCCAA ATTCTATGGAATATGGAAGGGATATTAGTGTCATTCGTCATGATGGAAATCTCAAGAAAGTTCAAGAGACAAAGGGATATTATGATCCTTTACAATACCATATATT TTACATGCTTCAG ATTCGCCCAAATGATCAATCAAAGTTGTTAAATGCGGGTCGACTATTGCAACAATATGTTGTAGACAATTATATCAAAATTGAATCATGGAGGTTAAAGTGGATTAAAGAGCACCAAAGTGATATAAGTGATGAATTGTACCAAG GTAGAGATAGGTCTGTCGATAATAGATGGGTGGTTCCTTATAACCCTTGGTTACTGTTAAAGTATGATTATCACATTAATGTAGAGATTTGCAGTAGCATTAAAAGTAATAAGTATCTATACAAATATGTGTACAAGGGCCCTGATCGTGTGGCTATGGAGGTTCATAAAGGATCATACATGGATGAAGTTCAACAATATGTTGATGCAAGATGGATTTGTGCTCCCGAGGCATTATGGAAAATATTTCGATTCACTCTTTACAGATTATATTTTTTGGTTAAAAGATTGCAGATCCACTTGCTGAACCGCCATCAAGTGCGCTTTTATGATCATCAACGAATTACAGATGTGTTAAATACTTAA
- the LOC127092776 gene encoding pentatricopeptide repeat-containing protein At1g80270, mitochondrial produces the protein MWALRRTSIRLSLRNQALSNNVGTSRVKLMPNTLVEYEDAVPDSHQIIHARFLSKGHTFYRTGNAFQKFTVSRRELSSQADASSTKDDDDDAMEIEDQLTELDADGDSVDSETDLLDGDEDGGKPRDELELSDTESDPAEKKSESGKSRSELFKAIVNVSGLSVDSALDKWVAKGKELSRKEISSALLNLRKRKMFGKALQVLDWLESNKKLEFTDREYASKLDLIAKLRGLPNAEKYMEHVPKSFKGELLYRTLLANCASLNNLKKTEEIFNKMRELDFPITPFACNQLLLIYKRIDKKKIADVLLMMEKENVKPSPFTYKILIDVKGLSNDIDGMDQIVETMKAEGVELDHQTQATLARHYASAGLTEKTEAILKGIEGENLKDNLWVCPTLLRLYAILGRADEVERIWKVCESKPRVEDCLAAVEAWGRLKKIEEAEEVFEMMSNKWKLSAKNYSVLLKIYTRNKMLIKGKDLIKKMGDSGCVIGPLTWDALVSLYVQSGEVEKADSVLQKALQQKRMRPLFTTYMTVMEQYAKRGDVHNAEKIFYRMRQAGYISRITPFNSLAQAYKNAKLPAYGIRERMKADNIFPNRSLSEQLAQVDPFRKTPVSDLLD, from the exons ATGTGGGCTCTTCGTCGAACTTCGATTCGCCTCAGCTTAAG AAACCAAGCTCTTAGTAATAATGTCGGAACTTCTCGTGTCAAATTAATGCCAAACACTTTGGTTGAATACGAGGACGCTGTTCCTGATTCTCATCAAATCATACATGCTAGATTTCTGTCAAAGGGTCACACTTTTTACCGCACAGGTAATGCTTTCCAGAAATTTACTGTGAGCAGGCGTGAACTTTCATCACAAGCTGATGCTAGTAGCACGAAAGATGACGATGATGATGCCATGGAGATTGAAGATCAGTTGACTGAGCTGGATGCAGATGGAGATAGCGTTGATTCTGAAACAGACCTGTTGGATGGTGACGAGGATGGTGGGAAACCACGAGATGAGCTGGAGTTGTCGGATACCGAGAGTGATCCAGCTGAGAAAAAATCAGAGAGTGGAAAGAGTCGGTCTGAACTATTTAAGGCTATTGTAAATGTTTCGGGTTTATCTGTTGATTCTGCTCTGGACAAGTGGGTTGCAAAAGGGAAAGAATTAAGCAGGAAAGAGATCTCGTCGGCCTTGCTTAATCTTCGAAAGCGTAAAATGTTTGGAAAGGCTTTGCAG GTCTTGGATTGGCTAGAGTCAAACAAAAAGCTTGAATTTACTGATAGAGAGTATGCTTCTAAGCTTGATCTGATTGCCAAATTGCGTGGCCTACCAAATGCAGAAAAATACATGGAGCATGTTCCAAAATCTTTCAAAGGAGAGTTACTTTACAGAACATTACTAGCTAACTGTGCGAGTTTGAACAATTTGAAGAAAACTGAGGAAATATTTAACAAAATGAGGGAGTTAGATTTTCCTATTACACCATTTGCTTGTAACCAGTTGCTTCTAATTTATAAGAGGATTGACAAGAAGAAAATAGCTGATGTGTTACTGATGATGGAAAAGGAGAATGTCAAACCTTCTCCTTTTACTTATAAAATTTTAATAGACGTGAAGGGTCTGTCTAATGATATTGATGGAATGGATCAAATTGTTGAAACAATGAAAGCAGAAGGTGTTGAACTAGACCATCAAACACAGGCAACCTTGGCTAGGCATTATGCCTCAGCCGGGCTTACAGAGAAAACTGAAGCTATATTGAAGGGGATTGAAGGTGAAAACTTGAAAGATAATTTGTGGGTATGCCCAACTTTGCTTCGCCTTTATGCAATTCTGGGGAGGGCTGATGAAGTCGAGAGAATTTGGAAGGTTTGTGAGTCAAAGCCTCGGGTTGAGGATTGCCTTGCTGCAGTTGAAGCTTGGGGAAGgttgaagaaaattgaagaagcaGAAGAAGTTTTTGAGATGATGTCAAATAAATGGAAACTTAGCGCCAAGAATTACTCAGTACTACTGAAAATTTATACAAGGAATAAGATGCTAATCAAGGGTAAGGATCTTATTAAAAAAATGGGAGATAGCGGGTGTGTTATTGGTCCATTGACCTGGGATGCACTTGTGTCACTTTATGTTCAGTCCGGGGAAGTCGAAAAGGCAGACTCTGTTTTGCAGAAGGCACTACAGCAGAAAAGGATGAGGCCATTGTTTACTACTTATATGACTGTTATGGAGCAGTATGCAAAGAGGGGCGACGTCCATAACGCAGAGAAGATTTTCTATCGAATGAGACAAGCTGGTTATATTTCTAGAATAACTCCGTTCAATTCTCTAGCACAGGCTTATAAAAACGCCAAACTTCCGGCATACGGGATCAGGGAGAGGATGAAAGCTGATAACATATTTCCCAACAGATCTTTATCTGAACAATTGGCTCAAGTTGATCCATTTAGGAAAACTCCAGTTTCTGATTTACTTGATTGA